The proteins below come from a single Penaeus monodon isolate SGIC_2016 chromosome 23, NSTDA_Pmon_1, whole genome shotgun sequence genomic window:
- the LOC119588238 gene encoding peptidyl-prolyl cis-trans isomerase-like produces the protein MQVPDVTSAGDSLTSNCGPVKPQGMQELCPAVHGKLLQWPIFPRVIPGFIVQGRRSNRHRRRRNPFMEKPFRDEFTRDLRFVSPGLVAMANAALCNAHSSSLLWANVQSWQTAHNRWQGDRNTPLQLA, from the exons ATGCAG GTTCCTGATGTGACGAGTGCTGGGGACTCTTTGACATCGAACTGTGGTCCCGTGAAGCCCCAAGGCATGCAGGAACTTTGTCCAGCTGTGCATGGAAAGCTACTACAATGGCCCATCTTCCCCCGTGTTATTCCAGGCTTCATCGTTCAGGGGAGGAGATCCAACAGGCACAGGAGAAGGCGGAATCCATTTATGGAAAAGCCCTttagg GATGAATTCACTCGCGACTTGCGTTTTGTTTCGCCGGGCCTTGTGGCCATGGCTAATGCCGCCCTCTGTAACGCTCACAGTTCTTCTTTACTCTGGGCCAATGTCCAGAGCTGGCAGACAGCACACAATCGTTGGCAAGGTGACAGGAACACTCCTCTACAACTTGCCTAG